From Pedobacter indicus, a single genomic window includes:
- a CDS encoding DPP IV N-terminal domain-containing protein, with translation MVTKRLNKNAVIRISFLIVLFCSFFDAQAQYFGQNKMRYKKLDFKVKETPHFNLYYYMENDSLLENFAKESELWYELHQQIFRDTFDHKNPLIIYNNHPDFQQTTAIQGTIGVGTGGVTEGFKNRVVMPIMQVNSQTRHVLGHEMVHAFQYHSLIEGDSTQLENIGNLPLWMVEGMAEYLSVGKKDAFTAMWMRDAYLNQDIPTLKDLTESNKYFPYRYGQAFWSYIGSTYGDTVIVPLFKATAKYGYQMAVRRVLGYDEATVSSLWRQAIENTYKPLLTDTTKKPVGNIIIDKNNAGNTNVSPAISPDGKYVAFLSEKDLFSIDLFLADAQTGKILRKLTSRISNSHIDEFSYIESAGSFSPDSRKFAYSVFSEGRNKLMITDVENGRTLLTEGMGEVGEFSNITWAPDGNSVVFSGLKQGQSDLYEYNIQTKELTQLTDDPFSEYHPSYSHDGRHLVFSSDRGSFKRGDESVNISFNLSLMDMGTKQVVDLPVFPTANNLNPQFSGDDSQIYFLSNRDGFRNLYRYTIETNSTEQLTEYFTGISGITEYSPALSVSANDDILYSYYRSQTYTIYNAKADEFDPQSVSNDAIDFTAAMLPPIKSYGVDVVNTNLRNFNNLTRIDTSQIYPIAYTPKFKLDYLASSGMGVSVGSRYGAGLASGIQGIFSDILGRNQIFAGLAINGEIYDFGGQVAYINQASRLNWGGAISHIPFISGLVSASIDENSQISPTGVAYLDNYDIIRTFQEQAEAFVAYPFSRRTRVELGGAFAHYSYRIDRYTNYYAADPGSGYPLYYLGGDRRKINLDEAAETYGSSFEAFTIQQLNTALVGDNSVFGVAAPLAGYRYRLGVEQYFGDYNFRSYTVDLRKYHRMNKVTLAARAYTYMRVGEDSDRLYPLFLGYPYLIRGYESSSFYNNQGGGLSNFNYNQLMGTRIAVGNIEARIPFTGPERLSLIESRMLFSDLNFFFDIGLAWSEGDKIAFKSEPDLVEQVPSPSNPNAYVNVYERVPAMSAGVSLRVNMFGYFVIEPYFAIPFQRNDLKFGTFGINFAPGW, from the coding sequence ATGGTTACAAAACGACTTAACAAGAATGCAGTAATAAGGATTTCATTTCTGATTGTTTTGTTCTGTTCGTTCTTCGATGCTCAGGCTCAATATTTTGGTCAAAATAAAATGCGCTACAAGAAGCTTGATTTTAAAGTGAAGGAAACTCCGCATTTTAATCTGTATTATTATATGGAGAATGATTCCCTTCTCGAGAATTTTGCAAAGGAAAGTGAATTGTGGTATGAACTTCACCAACAGATATTCCGGGATACGTTTGACCATAAAAACCCATTGATCATTTATAATAACCATCCCGATTTTCAACAAACAACTGCTATACAAGGCACTATCGGCGTAGGGACCGGCGGGGTGACGGAAGGGTTTAAGAATCGGGTAGTAATGCCCATCATGCAGGTTAACAGTCAAACGCGGCACGTACTCGGACACGAGATGGTTCACGCATTCCAGTATCATTCACTGATCGAAGGAGATTCCACTCAATTGGAAAACATTGGGAACCTTCCCTTATGGATGGTTGAAGGTATGGCAGAATATCTTTCTGTTGGAAAGAAAGACGCCTTTACAGCTATGTGGATGCGCGATGCGTACCTCAACCAGGATATACCGACACTGAAAGACCTGACTGAAAGTAATAAGTATTTCCCATATCGTTACGGGCAAGCATTTTGGTCCTATATCGGTTCAACTTACGGAGACACGGTCATTGTGCCGCTATTTAAGGCTACAGCAAAGTATGGTTACCAAATGGCTGTTCGCAGGGTTTTGGGCTACGATGAAGCGACAGTCTCTAGTTTATGGAGACAAGCTATCGAAAATACCTATAAGCCACTTTTAACGGATACAACCAAAAAACCTGTTGGAAATATTATCATTGACAAAAACAATGCTGGTAATACGAACGTATCGCCAGCTATCTCACCAGACGGTAAATACGTTGCATTCTTATCTGAAAAAGATCTCTTCAGTATCGACCTTTTCCTAGCTGATGCCCAAACCGGCAAGATTCTACGGAAATTAACGAGTCGAATCAGCAACAGTCATATTGATGAATTTAGCTATATCGAATCAGCGGGTAGTTTTTCGCCTGACAGTAGAAAATTTGCCTATAGTGTATTCTCTGAAGGACGTAATAAACTCATGATCACTGATGTTGAGAATGGAAGAACCCTTTTGACTGAGGGCATGGGAGAAGTGGGAGAATTTAGTAACATTACTTGGGCTCCGGACGGAAATTCTGTTGTTTTTTCTGGCTTGAAGCAAGGACAAAGCGATCTCTATGAATATAACATCCAAACGAAAGAGCTAACACAATTAACAGATGATCCTTTTTCGGAATATCACCCCTCCTATTCACACGATGGCAGACATTTGGTTTTTAGTAGTGACCGAGGCAGCTTTAAGCGTGGCGATGAATCTGTAAATATCAGTTTTAATCTCTCCTTGATGGATATGGGAACGAAACAAGTGGTTGATCTGCCTGTATTCCCAACAGCGAATAATTTAAATCCTCAATTCTCCGGAGATGACAGCCAAATCTATTTCCTTTCGAACCGAGACGGATTTAGAAACTTATATCGCTATACAATCGAAACAAACTCGACCGAGCAGCTGACTGAATATTTTACAGGCATTAGTGGTATTACCGAGTATTCACCGGCATTGAGTGTTTCTGCAAATGACGACATATTATACTCATACTATCGATCACAAACCTATACCATATATAATGCGAAAGCCGATGAGTTTGACCCACAGAGTGTGTCAAATGACGCAATAGACTTTACAGCTGCAATGCTCCCTCCTATTAAATCATATGGAGTAGACGTTGTCAATACCAACCTTAGAAATTTTAATAATTTAACAAGGATTGATACATCACAAATATACCCAATAGCCTACACACCGAAGTTTAAATTAGACTATCTGGCAAGTAGCGGCATGGGCGTTTCTGTAGGAAGTCGATATGGCGCTGGTTTGGCAAGTGGTATTCAGGGGATATTCTCTGACATCTTAGGGCGAAATCAAATTTTTGCTGGTTTGGCTATTAACGGTGAGATATATGACTTCGGCGGGCAAGTAGCCTATATCAATCAGGCTAGCCGCCTAAATTGGGGAGGTGCAATATCTCATATCCCATTTATCTCTGGTTTGGTATCTGCATCGATTGATGAAAACTCGCAGATCTCGCCGACAGGAGTAGCTTACTTGGACAACTACGATATTATAAGAACATTTCAGGAGCAAGCTGAAGCATTCGTAGCATATCCGTTCTCTAGAAGAACGCGTGTTGAATTGGGAGGCGCATTTGCACATTATAGCTATCGTATTGATCGCTACACAAACTATTACGCTGCAGATCCTGGCAGTGGATATCCGCTTTACTATTTAGGAGGTGACAGAAGAAAAATTAATTTAGACGAAGCTGCAGAAACATATGGTTCAAGCTTTGAGGCTTTCACTATTCAACAGTTGAACACAGCACTCGTAGGCGATAATTCGGTGTTTGGTGTAGCAGCTCCTCTTGCCGGTTATCGGTATAGATTAGGTGTAGAACAGTATTTTGGTGACTACAACTTCAGAAGTTATACAGTCGACTTAAGGAAGTACCACCGAATGAACAAAGTTACGCTAGCTGCTCGTGCTTATACATACATGCGGGTAGGAGAAGACAGCGATCGGCTATATCCTCTGTTTCTGGGATATCCTTATTTAATTCGCGGATACGAATCTTCAAGCTTTTACAATAATCAGGGTGGTGGCCTCTCTAACTTTAACTATAATCAGTTAATGGGTACTCGAATTGCTGTTGGTAATATCGAAGCCAGAATTCCATTTACAGGACCAGAACGTCTATCTCTAATCGAATCAAGGATGCTTTTTTCCGATCTGAACTTCTTTTTTGATATTGGTTTGGCATGGAGTGAAGGAGATAAGATTGCTTTTAAATCTGAGCCCGACCTAGTCGAACAGGTGCCTAGCCCATCAAATCCCAATGCTTATGTGAATGTCTACGAACGTGTCCCAGCAATGAGTGCCGGTGTATCTCTTAGGGTAAATATGTTCGGATATTTTGTAATCGAGCCTTATTTTGCAATTCCTTTCCAAAGAAACGATCTTAAATTCGGAACATTCGGAATTAACTTCGCTCCAGGTTGGTAG
- a CDS encoding 3-hydroxyacyl-CoA dehydrogenase family protein, protein MKQIIIIGAGTMGNGIAHSFALHNFQVSLVDTNPDSLNNALQTIDQNLSRKVKKELIQPLQKVQALSNIKLSSSLKESLKEADLVIEAITENLEAKRSLFREIDQFCPSHTILASNTSSISITTLASVTKRPKQVIGMHFMNPVPVMKLVEVIRGYETSDATVSQIMSIARKLDKTPVEVNDFPGFIANRILMPMINEAIYAFYEGVAGKEEIDEVMKLGMAHPMGPLQLADFIGLDVCLAILRVLYDGFGNPKYAPCPLLTKMVTAGKLGRKTNEGFYVYDKA, encoded by the coding sequence ATGAAACAAATTATTATCATCGGCGCTGGCACAATGGGTAATGGCATCGCTCATAGTTTCGCCCTTCATAACTTTCAGGTTAGCTTAGTAGACACCAATCCAGATAGCCTAAATAACGCTCTTCAAACAATCGATCAAAATCTTAGTAGAAAAGTAAAAAAAGAATTAATACAACCGCTGCAAAAAGTACAAGCTCTTTCCAATATAAAGCTCTCTTCTTCATTAAAAGAAAGCCTGAAAGAAGCAGATCTGGTGATAGAAGCCATTACTGAAAATCTTGAAGCTAAACGATCGCTGTTCCGTGAAATCGATCAATTCTGCCCGTCACACACTATATTGGCCTCCAATACATCATCTATTTCTATTACAACGCTCGCGTCCGTTACAAAACGGCCGAAACAGGTTATAGGAATGCATTTTATGAATCCGGTTCCGGTGATGAAATTGGTCGAAGTCATTCGCGGATACGAAACGAGTGATGCGACGGTTTCACAAATCATGAGTATTGCTCGTAAACTCGACAAAACCCCTGTGGAGGTCAATGATTTTCCAGGCTTTATTGCTAACCGTATCCTAATGCCAATGATTAATGAAGCAATTTATGCATTCTACGAGGGTGTTGCCGGAAAAGAAGAAATTGACGAAGTAATGAAATTAGGAATGGCTCATCCAATGGGACCATTGCAATTGGCTGACTTTATTGGCCTCGATGTCTGTCTGGCAATTCTTCGTGTACTTTATGACGGCTTTGGTAATCCCAAATATGCACCATGCCCATTGTTAACGAAAATGGTTACAGCCGGAAAATTAGGACGAAAAACCAATGAAGGCTTTTATGTTTACGATAAAGCCTAA
- a CDS encoding transglycosylase domain-containing protein gives MFRRIKNKFLRYLLISVYFVIIFICAIEINFLNFFGYSPTRDDIQMPELNVASQFYSADGKLLGSYFKQNRNPVQYDELSKPLKDALISTEDIRFYKHNGVDFIAVFTSIFSTFQGERRGASTLTQQLAKNLYQTRYDKSSGLLGKIPGVRMIIIKIKEWMTAYKLETKYSKEEILTMYLNTVSFGNNTYGIKTAASHYFNTLPDSLNAPQSALLVGMLKGTTLYNPIRNPENAKKRRNIVLGQMAKEGFISADQLNDYAKLDIGLSVAEIDDDQIGDSYLRSAVLRFLDEWSKESGYDIYEDGLQIYTSIDSRMQSYAEEVVARQMKILQNRFENVWGNDLPWRDSQGDVIEGFLENLATKTNYYEFLNEKYKGNKDSIQFYLEQEKEMEVFTWDGMKKVNYSTLDSLAHYAKMINTGMMSMDPFTGEIKVWVGGINHKYYKFDHVDQARRQAGSTFKPFAYLTAIEQGMAPCDRFVDKPVKIEYIENGKEMQWEPKNADWNFTYQNMSLRWAMGRSVNSITAQITEKVGWDKVVETAHRVGIKSPLKSVPSVSLGSNDVSVLEMVKAYATFLNKGNLVEPILVTTIKNKKGEVIAEFKPDNKRVISEEDAWLMIYMLRGTMDEPGGTSQALWEWDLWKNGNQIAGKTGTSSDYVDGWYMGLTKDLVTGVWVGNDERSIHFKSSATGEGAHTALPIFGMFMEKLYQDENSGYTYGPFPDPTVEITKKYNCPTPRPRPRIDSTVVDSGAIPLPHAIEMDRILEEIEGSLPDSL, from the coding sequence ATGTTTAGAAGAATTAAGAATAAGTTCCTCCGGTACCTCCTCATTTCTGTTTACTTCGTTATTATTTTTATCTGTGCTATTGAGATTAACTTTCTTAATTTTTTTGGATACTCGCCGACAAGGGATGACATTCAAATGCCAGAACTAAATGTTGCTTCGCAATTTTATTCTGCAGATGGAAAGCTTCTTGGAAGTTATTTTAAACAAAATCGGAATCCGGTTCAATACGATGAACTTTCTAAACCTTTAAAAGATGCATTAATATCTACCGAGGATATCAGGTTTTATAAACACAATGGCGTCGATTTCATTGCGGTATTTACGAGTATCTTCTCTACTTTTCAGGGAGAACGACGTGGTGCCAGCACGTTGACACAGCAGTTGGCAAAAAACCTGTATCAAACCCGCTACGACAAATCATCAGGTCTTCTTGGAAAAATACCCGGTGTTCGAATGATTATCATCAAAATCAAAGAATGGATGACGGCATATAAACTCGAGACAAAGTATTCGAAAGAAGAAATCTTGACGATGTATTTAAATACGGTATCATTTGGCAATAATACATATGGTATCAAAACAGCCGCTAGTCATTATTTCAATACGCTACCTGACTCGCTGAATGCCCCCCAATCTGCCTTACTGGTTGGAATGCTAAAAGGTACGACACTCTATAATCCAATTAGAAATCCCGAAAACGCCAAGAAGAGAAGGAATATAGTTTTAGGTCAAATGGCCAAGGAGGGCTTCATCAGCGCTGACCAACTGAACGATTATGCAAAATTAGATATTGGCCTGTCTGTCGCAGAAATAGATGACGACCAAATTGGAGATTCATACTTACGCTCGGCAGTTTTAAGATTTCTTGATGAATGGAGCAAGGAAAGTGGTTACGATATTTATGAAGATGGTCTCCAGATTTATACGAGTATTGACTCACGAATGCAGTCTTATGCTGAAGAGGTAGTTGCCAGACAGATGAAAATTTTGCAGAATCGTTTCGAAAATGTCTGGGGCAATGATCTGCCTTGGCGCGATTCGCAAGGCGATGTGATCGAAGGATTTCTTGAGAACTTGGCAACAAAAACCAACTATTATGAGTTTCTGAACGAAAAATATAAAGGTAACAAGGACAGTATCCAATTTTATCTGGAACAGGAAAAGGAAATGGAGGTATTTACGTGGGATGGGATGAAAAAAGTCAACTATTCTACGCTCGACTCGCTGGCTCATTATGCTAAGATGATTAATACAGGGATGATGTCAATGGATCCATTCACCGGCGAGATTAAGGTTTGGGTAGGTGGGATTAATCACAAATATTACAAATTCGATCATGTCGACCAGGCACGGCGACAAGCAGGGTCTACATTTAAACCTTTTGCTTACCTTACCGCGATAGAGCAAGGTATGGCGCCATGTGATAGGTTTGTCGATAAACCCGTAAAAATCGAATACATCGAAAATGGAAAAGAGATGCAATGGGAGCCTAAAAATGCAGACTGGAATTTTACTTATCAGAATATGTCGCTTCGATGGGCAATGGGTCGTTCTGTTAATTCAATCACCGCGCAAATCACTGAAAAAGTGGGCTGGGACAAAGTAGTTGAGACAGCTCATCGCGTAGGTATTAAAAGTCCGCTAAAATCGGTGCCCTCTGTTAGTTTGGGGTCTAACGACGTAAGCGTATTGGAAATGGTGAAAGCATATGCTACATTTTTAAATAAGGGAAACTTGGTAGAACCTATTTTGGTAACGACAATAAAAAATAAAAAAGGCGAGGTAATCGCTGAATTTAAGCCTGACAACAAACGGGTTATCAGTGAAGAAGATGCTTGGCTGATGATTTATATGCTTCGAGGAACAATGGACGAACCAGGAGGAACGTCGCAGGCGCTATGGGAGTGGGATCTTTGGAAGAATGGCAATCAAATTGCGGGAAAAACTGGTACCTCGTCGGATTATGTTGATGGTTGGTATATGGGACTCACGAAGGATTTGGTCACAGGCGTATGGGTTGGAAACGACGAAAGGAGTATTCACTTTAAAAGTTCCGCAACGGGAGAAGGGGCGCATACCGCTCTTCCTATTTTCGGAATGTTTATGGAAAAGCTCTACCAAGATGAGAACAGTGGGTACACATACGGCCCCTTTCCTGACCCTACAGTGGAAATCACGAAAAAGTATAACTGCCCGACACCTAGACCCCGCCCACGAATTGACTCAACGGTAGTTGACTCAGGTGCAATCCCTCTGCCTCACGCTATTGAGATGGATCGTATTTTGGAGGAGATTGAGGGAAGTTTACCAGACAGTTTATAA
- a CDS encoding EamA family transporter: MIFVFFSIICSVLVSIILKLARRYEVSTNQIIAWNYPTAVLLNIMFYKPEIQHISFEVGNTILYLTLGFLLPAIFWAIAASIRYTGIVRTDIAQRTSIFIPLIAAFLIFNEEPNTKSIVGIVVGIAAILCSIKWSASSDSRTQKRSWAYPLIIFFGMGLIDVLFKQIAQHQQMPYTASVLFVFIMAMVISFIYIGTRIYKRKEPFNIVAIIWGVLLGVFNFGNILLYMKAHRAIPENPSVVFSAMNIGVIALGAIVGLYLFKEKLSALNKVGILLAIISILIIAGNESI, translated from the coding sequence ATGATATTTGTATTTTTTAGTATCATCTGTAGTGTACTGGTTTCAATCATTTTGAAACTAGCGAGACGGTATGAAGTAAGCACAAACCAGATTATAGCATGGAACTATCCGACCGCGGTTTTACTTAATATAATGTTTTATAAACCGGAAATCCAGCATATTTCATTTGAAGTCGGAAATACCATCCTATATCTTACTCTCGGCTTTCTTTTACCTGCTATTTTTTGGGCCATTGCCGCCTCAATCAGATATACTGGTATTGTCAGGACTGATATTGCGCAACGTACGTCGATTTTCATACCGCTTATCGCAGCATTCCTGATTTTCAATGAAGAGCCAAACACAAAATCAATTGTCGGTATAGTCGTAGGTATAGCCGCTATTCTTTGTTCTATCAAATGGAGTGCATCCTCAGACTCTAGAACGCAGAAAAGGAGCTGGGCATATCCGTTGATTATTTTCTTCGGAATGGGTCTTATTGACGTGCTTTTTAAACAAATTGCCCAGCATCAACAAATGCCCTATACCGCTTCTGTCTTATTTGTGTTCATTATGGCAATGGTTATCTCATTTATTTATATTGGCACGCGAATATATAAACGAAAAGAACCGTTTAATATCGTGGCGATCATTTGGGGTGTACTCTTGGGTGTATTTAATTTCGGCAATATCTTGTTGTATATGAAAGCGCATAGAGCAATTCCAGAAAACCCATCCGTCGTTTTTTCTGCCATGAATATCGGTGTAATTGCCTTGGGTGCAATAGTAGGCTTATATTTATTCAAAGAGAAGTTATCCGCTTTGAACAAAGTCGGCATTTTGCTTGCTATCATTTCTATCCTTATTATTGCAGGTAATGAGTCTATTTGA
- a CDS encoding YigZ family protein: protein MSLFEDTYRTINAPITGIFKDKGSKFIAYGFPFEDEQDLKDLLTEVKNEHPKARHHCYAYRLGMDRTVYRINDDGEPAGSAGRPILNTLLSNDLTNTLMIVVRYFGGTLLGIPGLIHAYKTATQDAIDQAEIIEKHERDIYEISFEYPQMNDIMRLVKDDNLEIIKQDFEISCLMQIAIRKSIVNRLADQFASLPNIKLKYLRTI, encoded by the coding sequence ATGAGTCTATTTGAAGATACTTATCGAACGATAAACGCTCCTATTACGGGCATTTTTAAAGACAAAGGGAGTAAATTCATTGCATATGGTTTCCCTTTTGAAGATGAGCAAGATTTAAAAGATCTTTTAACCGAGGTCAAAAATGAACACCCTAAGGCTAGGCATCACTGTTATGCATATCGACTGGGTATGGACCGGACTGTTTATCGGATAAACGATGATGGTGAACCTGCGGGATCGGCAGGCAGACCCATATTAAACACTTTATTATCCAATGACTTAACGAACACCCTAATGATTGTGGTTCGATATTTTGGCGGAACTTTGCTAGGGATACCGGGATTGATACATGCTTATAAAACGGCCACGCAGGATGCTATTGATCAGGCGGAGATCATAGAAAAACATGAACGGGATATCTATGAAATAAGCTTTGAGTATCCCCAGATGAATGATATTATGCGACTTGTCAAAGATGATAATCTTGAAATAATCAAACAGGATTTTGAAATTAGCTGCTTGATGCAGATCGCTATTAGAAAATCGATTGTAAACCGTTTAGCCGATCAGTTTGCAAGTCTTCCGAATATTAAACTTAAATATCTTCGGACTATTTAG
- a CDS encoding XRE family transcriptional regulator — protein sequence MSNIAANLRYLRKKKGLTQQQFADLMGIKRSLVGAYEEHRAEPKYELLKKIVDFFDLTIDEIVDEKINDKWKPKSIVDGSSLRILSITTDNDDNENIELVPVKASAGYLNGYADPEFISELPKFKLPMFNQGTYRAFELKGDSMLPLLPGTIIIGEYMEDWHNIKPGQTYVIVSKTEGVVYKRIAFKFKTDKGLKLLSDNKSYDPYWIETNDILEVWKAKAFISTEFPEPTSEPTLESLTSMITEMQKTISTIKPK from the coding sequence ATGTCTAACATCGCTGCAAACTTACGTTACCTAAGAAAAAAGAAAGGGTTAACACAACAGCAATTTGCTGATTTAATGGGAATTAAACGCTCTTTAGTAGGCGCATATGAAGAACACCGGGCTGAGCCAAAATATGAACTGCTAAAAAAAATAGTAGACTTTTTCGACTTAACGATAGACGAAATAGTTGATGAAAAAATAAACGACAAGTGGAAACCCAAGTCAATTGTAGATGGTTCATCATTGAGAATTCTAAGTATTACGACAGACAACGACGATAACGAAAACATCGAGCTGGTTCCTGTCAAAGCAAGCGCGGGCTATTTGAATGGATATGCTGATCCGGAATTTATTAGCGAGCTCCCTAAATTTAAACTACCCATGTTCAATCAAGGTACCTATAGGGCTTTTGAACTTAAAGGCGACTCGATGCTACCGCTGCTGCCAGGAACAATCATTATCGGAGAATACATGGAAGACTGGCACAATATTAAACCCGGGCAGACCTATGTTATCGTCTCGAAAACAGAGGGCGTTGTTTATAAACGGATTGCGTTCAAATTTAAAACAGACAAAGGCCTTAAACTCCTTTCAGATAACAAATCTTATGATCCATACTGGATTGAAACGAATGATATTCTCGAGGTATGGAAAGCAAAAGCATTTATTAGCACCGAATTCCCTGAACCGACCAGTGAGCCAACGCTGGAATCGCTAACTAGTATGATCACCGAAATGCAAAAAACAATCAGCACAATCAAACCCAAGTAA
- a CDS encoding polyphosphate kinase 2 family protein, giving the protein MSQDYKQFKITKGPIKLADFKTDETFGLSKKDAKEDLEDFQETLFELQERLYAENRRSLLIVFQAMDAAGKDSAIEHVMSGVNPQGCQVFSFKQPNDEDYEHDFLWRHYDALPERGRIGIHNRSHYEYVLVCKVHPEYILKERLPNIRKVDDITKPFWDDRYKSIRQFEEHLTRNGTTIIKFFLHLSKEEQHERFMDRLNEKDKHWKFSAGDLDERELWEDYERVYEECISATSSDEAPWYIIPADKKWFSRLAIGRIIVKTLQEMNPDFPKVSKKQAEELKLYKEQLESEADKPK; this is encoded by the coding sequence ATGAGCCAAGATTATAAACAGTTTAAGATAACAAAAGGACCGATTAAACTAGCTGATTTTAAGACAGATGAAACTTTTGGTCTGTCGAAGAAAGATGCTAAAGAAGATTTAGAAGACTTCCAAGAGACGCTATTTGAACTTCAGGAGCGTCTATATGCGGAAAACCGCCGGAGCTTATTGATTGTTTTTCAAGCCATGGATGCTGCCGGTAAAGATAGCGCTATAGAGCATGTAATGAGTGGCGTGAACCCCCAAGGTTGCCAGGTTTTTAGTTTTAAACAACCTAACGATGAAGATTATGAGCACGATTTTCTGTGGCGGCATTACGATGCTTTGCCAGAGAGGGGTAGAATAGGTATTCATAACCGTTCACACTATGAATATGTATTAGTCTGTAAAGTGCATCCGGAGTACATTTTAAAAGAGCGACTCCCAAATATCCGGAAGGTAGATGACATCACAAAGCCCTTTTGGGATGATCGCTACAAAAGTATTCGCCAATTTGAGGAGCATCTAACTCGAAATGGAACGACAATCATTAAGTTCTTCCTGCACTTATCCAAAGAAGAACAACATGAGCGGTTTATGGATCGTCTGAATGAGAAGGATAAACATTGGAAATTTTCAGCCGGAGACCTCGATGAAAGGGAGTTATGGGAGGATTATGAACGTGTATATGAAGAATGTATCAGCGCAACCAGCTCAGATGAAGCACCTTGGTATATCATCCCGGCCGATAAAAAATGGTTCTCCAGGCTGGCAATAGGTCGGATTATCGTAAAAACCCTTCAAGAGATGAATCCCGATTTCCCCAAAGTAAGTAAAAAGCAAGCAGAAGAGTTAAAACTCTATAAAGAACAATTGGAAAGTGAAGCAGATAAGCCTAAATAG
- a CDS encoding GIY-YIG nuclease family protein, protein MEGKQQFVYILTNTNRQNFKIGLTDDLSYTVQYYKQRQAQSINKHQDAARLVYFEEISQDRALSRLCEIDAYTRSQKERLIRRDNTNWIDLSLRLDMHRLSNTYRKLNVAS, encoded by the coding sequence ATGGAAGGTAAGCAACAATTTGTGTATATATTGACAAATACCAATCGACAGAATTTTAAGATTGGTTTAACCGATGATTTAAGCTATACTGTACAATATTATAAGCAGAGGCAAGCTCAGAGTATTAATAAACATCAAGATGCGGCACGATTAGTATACTTCGAAGAGATTTCTCAGGACAGGGCGCTCAGTAGACTATGTGAGATTGACGCATATACAAGATCTCAGAAAGAAAGATTAATACGCAGAGACAATACAAACTGGATTGACCTTAGCCTTCGACTAGATATGCACCGGCTATCGAATACATACCGTAAGCTAAATGTCGCCTCTTAA